Proteins from one Streptosporangium becharense genomic window:
- a CDS encoding response regulator: MISVLVVEDEEITAEANRLFVERVPGFRVVGVARSGGEALRFLRREPADLVLLDLYLPDMHGLDVCRALRAAGVMSDVIAVTSARDLSVVRSAVSVGVAQYLLKPFTFATLSEKLTRYAEFRSSVAGSGEASGQGEVDRALAALRGPARTPLPKGMTQATLDAVLTELRRAPGGLSAQTAGAAIGVSRVTARRYLEHLTEIGITSRIPQYGGVGRPELLYRIT; the protein is encoded by the coding sequence ATGATCTCGGTACTGGTCGTGGAGGACGAGGAGATCACGGCCGAGGCGAACCGGCTCTTCGTGGAGCGGGTGCCGGGCTTCCGGGTGGTGGGGGTGGCCCGGTCGGGCGGGGAGGCGTTGCGGTTCCTCCGGCGGGAACCCGCCGACCTGGTCCTGCTCGACCTCTACCTGCCCGACATGCACGGGCTGGACGTGTGCCGGGCGCTGCGGGCCGCGGGGGTGATGTCGGACGTCATCGCGGTCACCTCGGCGCGTGACCTGTCGGTGGTGAGATCGGCGGTCTCGGTCGGGGTGGCCCAGTACCTGCTCAAACCGTTCACGTTCGCCACGCTGAGCGAGAAGCTGACCCGCTACGCGGAGTTCAGGTCGTCGGTCGCGGGCTCCGGGGAGGCCAGCGGGCAGGGCGAGGTGGACCGGGCGCTGGCGGCCCTGCGCGGCCCGGCGCGGACCCCCCTGCCGAAGGGGATGACACAGGCGACCCTGGACGCGGTGCTCACGGAGCTGCGCAGGGCCCCCGGCGGCCTGTCGGCGCAGACCGCCGGGGCGGCGATAGGGGTCTCCCGGGTGACGGCCCGCCGTTACCTGGAGCACCTGACCGAGATCGGGATCACCAGCAGGATCCCCCAGTACGGCGGGGTCGGGCGCCCCGAGTTGCTCTACCGCATCACCTGA
- the bluB gene encoding 5,6-dimethylbenzimidazole synthase — protein MSTDIQPDIYQVIHRRRDVRSQFTGEPVPGDVLERVLEAAHAAPSVGLSQPWDFILVRDLGTRRAFHRHVQEERTRFAASLTGSAAERFARIKVDGVLESSLSVVVTYDAARGGPAVLGRHAIADAGLYSVCLAVQNLWLAATAENLGVGWVSFYREPFVRSLLGIPSGIRPVAWLCLGPVTHVEAVPDLERHGWRRRVPLDAVVRHERW, from the coding sequence GTGAGCACCGACATCCAGCCCGACATCTACCAGGTCATCCACCGCCGCCGTGACGTGCGGTCGCAGTTCACCGGTGAGCCCGTCCCCGGCGACGTCCTCGAACGCGTGCTGGAGGCCGCGCACGCGGCACCCAGTGTCGGACTGTCCCAGCCCTGGGACTTCATCCTCGTCCGGGACCTCGGCACCCGCCGCGCGTTCCACCGCCACGTCCAGGAGGAGCGGACCCGTTTCGCGGCGTCCCTCACCGGGAGCGCGGCGGAGCGGTTCGCCCGGATCAAGGTCGACGGCGTGCTGGAGTCCAGCCTCTCGGTGGTCGTCACCTACGACGCCGCCCGGGGAGGTCCCGCGGTGCTGGGCCGGCACGCCATCGCCGACGCCGGCCTGTACTCGGTCTGCCTGGCCGTCCAGAACCTGTGGCTGGCGGCCACCGCGGAGAACCTGGGAGTCGGCTGGGTCTCGTTCTACCGCGAGCCGTTCGTCCGGAGCCTGCTCGGCATCCCCTCCGGCATCCGCCCGGTGGCCTGGCTGTGCCTGGGGCCGGTCACCCATGTGGAGGCGGTGCCCGATCTGGAGCGGCACGGGTGGCGCCGGCGCGTCCCGCTGGACGCGGTGGTCCGTCACGAGCGCTGGTGA
- a CDS encoding STAS domain-containing protein, which yields MTLFTVSANMLGTTLVVRACGELDYRNAPVFRSELTRAWEATTPPTVVIDLAGLTFCDSTGMAELILGLQRSRALGTRLVLAGVHGTLERILAITGLRSAFEVFDSAEEAVQGA from the coding sequence ATGACCCTTTTCACGGTCTCAGCGAACATGCTCGGCACGACACTCGTCGTACGGGCGTGCGGGGAGCTCGACTACCGGAACGCCCCGGTGTTCCGCAGCGAGCTGACCAGGGCGTGGGAGGCCACGACGCCTCCCACGGTCGTCATCGACCTCGCCGGACTCACCTTCTGCGACTCCACGGGCATGGCGGAGCTGATCCTGGGGCTCCAGCGCAGCCGCGCGCTGGGCACGCGTCTGGTGCTCGCCGGCGTGCACGGCACGCTGGAGCGGATTCTCGCCATCACCGGCCTGCGCTCCGCGTTCGAGGTGTTCGACTCCGCCGAGGAGGCCGTGCAGGGCGCCTGA
- a CDS encoding sensor histidine kinase, with the protein MNLKKLSSHIRGWSLARQMLALQIVVVGVTVAGGATLAFLQAGDLLRDEAAGTARAVAVSVADSPSVLAAMGDSAVLQPYAERVRRETGVDFVTIMGVDGVRYTHPNPAQIGHRFLGTIAPALAGRTFTETYTGTLGPSVRAVAPVRDARGRVTGLVSAGITIDRISARLREQIAGAALIGVLGLSVGGAGTYLVGSRLRRQTHGMGPAELSRMYEYHDAILHAVREGLLLVDPSGTVTLCNDGARELLGLDGEVAGRRITALGLPASLAERLSTGENRTDEIHMTGERTLVVNAAVVRSGSRSLGTVVTLRDHTELQSLAGQLDAERGFADSLRAAAHEAANRLHTVIALVELGRTEQAVAFATEEIRAAQRLTDRVVDAVREPVLAALLLGKSAEAGERGVELVITPDSGLDDIGLDSRDLVTILGNLIDNAVDAAMTGAPPARVEVRLRVDETAFLISVADSGPGLDPATAGEAFRRGWTTKGDGRGLGLAMVGQAVRRLGGTIDVGPPAGTAGPGIGETGTGAVFTVRLPLRGKEGS; encoded by the coding sequence GTGAACTTGAAGAAACTGTCCAGTCACATACGCGGCTGGAGCCTGGCCAGGCAGATGCTGGCGTTGCAGATCGTCGTGGTGGGGGTCACCGTGGCGGGCGGCGCGACCCTGGCCTTCCTTCAGGCGGGAGACCTGCTCCGCGACGAGGCCGCCGGCACCGCCAGGGCGGTCGCCGTCAGCGTGGCCGACTCCCCGTCGGTCCTCGCCGCCATGGGCGACTCGGCCGTCCTGCAGCCGTACGCGGAACGGGTCCGGCGGGAGACGGGCGTCGACTTCGTCACGATCATGGGCGTTGACGGCGTGCGCTACACCCACCCCAACCCGGCGCAGATCGGTCACCGTTTCCTCGGCACCATCGCACCCGCGCTGGCCGGTCGGACCTTCACCGAGACCTACACCGGCACGCTCGGCCCGTCGGTGCGCGCCGTCGCCCCGGTGCGCGACGCGCGGGGCCGGGTGACGGGCCTGGTCAGCGCGGGCATCACGATCGACAGGATCAGCGCCAGGCTCCGCGAGCAGATCGCCGGCGCGGCGCTGATCGGGGTGCTCGGCCTGTCCGTCGGCGGAGCCGGCACCTACCTCGTCGGCAGCCGGCTGCGCCGCCAGACCCACGGGATGGGCCCGGCCGAGCTCAGCCGGATGTACGAGTACCACGACGCGATCCTGCACGCCGTGCGGGAAGGGCTGCTGCTCGTCGACCCCTCGGGCACGGTCACGCTCTGCAACGACGGCGCCCGCGAGCTGCTGGGCCTGGACGGGGAGGTGGCCGGACGGCGCATCACCGCGCTGGGGCTGCCCGCCTCCCTCGCGGAGCGGCTGTCGACCGGCGAGAACCGTACCGACGAGATCCACATGACCGGGGAGCGGACGCTCGTGGTGAACGCCGCGGTGGTGCGCTCGGGCTCCCGCTCGCTCGGCACGGTGGTCACCCTGCGCGACCACACCGAACTGCAGTCGCTGGCCGGGCAGCTCGACGCCGAGCGCGGCTTCGCCGACTCGCTGCGCGCCGCCGCGCACGAGGCGGCCAACCGGCTGCACACCGTCATCGCCCTCGTCGAGCTGGGCCGCACCGAGCAGGCCGTGGCCTTCGCGACCGAGGAGATCAGGGCGGCGCAGCGGCTGACCGACCGGGTGGTGGACGCCGTGCGCGAACCGGTGCTCGCCGCGCTGCTGCTGGGCAAGAGCGCCGAGGCCGGGGAACGGGGGGTGGAACTGGTGATCACCCCGGACAGCGGGCTCGACGACATCGGCCTGGACTCACGGGATCTGGTGACGATCCTCGGCAACCTGATAGACAACGCGGTGGACGCGGCCATGACGGGCGCGCCGCCCGCACGGGTGGAGGTGCGGCTGCGGGTCGACGAGACGGCCTTCCTGATCAGTGTGGCCGACAGCGGCCCGGGGCTGGACCCCGCCACGGCGGGTGAGGCGTTCCGGCGCGGCTGGACCACCAAGGGCGACGGCCGCGGCCTCGGTCTGGCCATGGTCGGCCAGGCGGTCCGCCGCCTGGGCGGGACGATCGACGTCGGCCCGCCGGCCGGGACCGCCGGTCCGGGCATCGGGGAGACCGGGACGGGTGCGGTGTTCACCGTACGACTGCCGCTGCGCGGGAAGGAGGGGTCATGA
- a CDS encoding cation:dicarboxylate symporter family transporter translates to MSVRRDRTHYLYIAVIAAVVVGVVIGLAAPDLGQALKPLGTAFVALIKMMISPIIFCTIVLGVGSVTKAAKVGRVGGLALGYFLAMSTVALGIGLVVGNLIDPGQGLQLTDELRQAAAAEAAKGGESDTVTFVLGIIPTTLVSAFTEGQVLQTLLVALLAGFALQAMGERATPILNGIGHIQRLVFRILSMIMWAAPVGALGAIAAVVGATGVDALKSLGVIMLAFYVTCLIFVLAVLGPMLWLVARVSLFSLLRYLGREFLLILSTSSSESALPRLIAKMEHLGVSRPVVGITVPTGYSFNLDGTAIYLTMATLFIASATGAPLAMGEQLSLLVFMMIASKGAAGVTGAGLATLAGGLQSHRPDLVDGVGLIVGIDRFMSEARALTNFAGNAVATVLIGTWTGEFDRTRATEVLSGRAPFDETTLLDEHDDSPPASPPSAEQDGRGADRDREVMSPA, encoded by the coding sequence ATGTCCGTGAGGCGAGATCGAACACACTACCTCTACATAGCCGTCATCGCCGCCGTGGTCGTCGGCGTCGTGATCGGCCTGGCGGCACCCGATCTCGGCCAGGCGCTGAAGCCGCTGGGCACGGCCTTCGTCGCGCTCATCAAGATGATGATCAGCCCCATCATCTTCTGCACCATCGTGCTCGGGGTCGGGTCGGTCACCAAGGCGGCCAAGGTCGGCCGGGTCGGCGGCCTCGCGCTCGGCTACTTCCTGGCCATGTCGACCGTCGCGCTGGGCATCGGCCTGGTGGTGGGCAACCTGATCGACCCCGGCCAGGGTCTCCAGCTCACCGACGAGCTGCGCCAGGCCGCCGCGGCGGAGGCCGCCAAGGGCGGCGAGAGCGACACGGTGACGTTCGTGCTCGGGATCATCCCCACCACGCTGGTGTCGGCGTTCACCGAGGGGCAGGTGCTGCAGACCCTCCTCGTCGCGCTGCTCGCCGGGTTCGCCCTGCAGGCGATGGGGGAACGGGCCACGCCCATCCTGAACGGCATCGGGCACATCCAGCGGCTCGTCTTCCGGATCCTCTCCATGATCATGTGGGCGGCCCCGGTCGGTGCCCTCGGCGCGATCGCCGCGGTGGTCGGCGCCACCGGCGTGGACGCGCTCAAGAGCCTCGGCGTGATCATGCTCGCCTTCTACGTGACCTGCCTGATCTTCGTGCTGGCGGTCCTCGGGCCGATGCTCTGGCTGGTGGCGCGGGTCAGCCTGTTCTCGCTGCTCCGCTACCTCGGCCGGGAGTTCCTGCTGATCCTGTCGACCTCCTCCTCGGAGTCGGCCCTGCCCCGCCTGATCGCCAAGATGGAGCACCTGGGCGTGAGCCGGCCCGTCGTCGGCATCACCGTGCCGACCGGCTACTCCTTCAACCTGGACGGCACCGCCATCTACCTCACCATGGCCACCCTGTTCATCGCGAGCGCCACGGGCGCCCCGCTCGCCATGGGCGAGCAGCTCTCCCTGCTGGTCTTCATGATGATCGCCTCCAAGGGCGCCGCCGGGGTCACCGGCGCGGGCCTGGCCACGCTCGCCGGCGGCCTGCAGTCGCACCGTCCCGACCTCGTCGACGGCGTCGGCCTGATCGTCGGCATCGACCGCTTCATGTCCGAGGCGCGGGCACTGACCAACTTCGCCGGCAACGCGGTCGCCACCGTGCTGATCGGCACCTGGACCGGCGAGTTCGACCGGACACGCGCCACCGAGGTGCTGTCGGGGCGGGCGCCGTTCGACGAGACCACCCTCCTCGACGAGCACGACGACTCGCCGCCCGCGTCCCCGCCGTCCGCCGAGCAGGACGGCAGGGGGGCGGACCGGGACAGGGAGGTCATGTCACCGGCGTAG
- a CDS encoding HGxxPAAW family protein: protein MAGSHGGSPKSWLAVIVILVGFTVGGVALCLGPNWTLFWAGAGIIAVGGVIALAVDIFSDVIVDAPRVPIDQGGRS, encoded by the coding sequence ATGGCTGGAAGCCACGGAGGAAGTCCCAAGTCTTGGCTCGCGGTGATCGTCATCCTGGTGGGGTTCACCGTCGGGGGTGTGGCCCTGTGCCTCGGCCCCAACTGGACGCTGTTCTGGGCGGGCGCCGGGATCATCGCGGTCGGCGGTGTGATCGCCCTGGCCGTCGACATCTTCTCCGACGTCATCGTGGACGCGCCTCGCGTGCCGATCGACCAGGGCGGCAGAAGCTGA
- a CDS encoding DUF5302 domain-containing protein: MSDVSDVAQEPENSDDELKRKFREALDRKKQAQADAVAGGKGKNSSKIHGAHGPAAARRSFRRKSG, encoded by the coding sequence ATGTCTGACGTTTCCGACGTCGCCCAGGAGCCCGAGAATTCCGACGACGAGCTGAAGCGCAAGTTCCGCGAGGCCCTGGACCGCAAGAAGCAGGCCCAGGCGGACGCGGTCGCGGGAGGCAAGGGGAAGAACTCCTCGAAGATCCACGGCGCCCACGGCCCGGCCGCGGCCAGGCGCTCCTTCCGCCGCAAGAGCGGCTGA
- a CDS encoding MarR family winged helix-turn-helix transcriptional regulator, whose amino-acid sequence MSDMTDALRLERQVCFALAVASRNVIGLYRPLLEPMRLTHPQYLVMLALWEHAPLSVKELSKLLRLDPGTLSPLLKRLEVIGYIRRQRDGQDGRVLAVSLTPEGRALRDEAEAIPPMIVKRLGMELEELEELHRSLTRVIAAANGTHH is encoded by the coding sequence ATGAGTGATATGACGGATGCCCTGCGCCTGGAGCGTCAGGTGTGCTTCGCCCTGGCGGTCGCCTCGCGTAACGTCATCGGGCTCTACCGGCCGCTGCTGGAGCCGATGAGGCTGACCCACCCGCAGTATCTGGTGATGCTCGCCCTGTGGGAGCACGCGCCGCTGTCCGTCAAGGAGCTGAGCAAGCTACTGAGACTCGACCCCGGTACGCTGTCCCCGCTGCTGAAGCGTCTCGAGGTGATCGGCTACATCCGGCGGCAGCGTGACGGCCAGGACGGGCGTGTCCTGGCCGTATCGCTCACGCCGGAGGGCCGCGCGCTGCGGGACGAGGCCGAGGCGATCCCGCCGATGATCGTCAAGCGCCTGGGTATGGAATTGGAGGAGCTGGAAGAGCTCCACCGCTCGCTGACCCGGGTGATCGCCGCGGCGAACGGCACGCATCACTGA
- a CDS encoding PQQ-dependent sugar dehydrogenase, translated as MRPSIRARSLAGALVAGLLLSLPVTSPAAAAPTRYEAENATISQGTVDTRHAGFTGTGFVDYANVAGSHVEFTVNAATAGNYRLAFRFANGTTTDRPMDISVNGTTVSAGLSFPGTGAWTTWVEKSVTAGLIAGANKVRATATTANGGPNLDRLSASAPADTQPPTAPAGLRVVGEIRPTSVGLAWNASTDDVGVSQYRIYNGGNVLVTVGGNITSLTVPGLTPNTRYVFSVLAYDAAGNPSQGSNSVDLTTPPGGDTTPPSTPAGLHATGVTANTVTLGWNASTDDVGVTGYNVYRDGTRIATVPDLTATVDGLTPDTAYSFEVEAFDADDNVSPRTAPLPVRTTGTAGGGDPVYDRDVTKLDLAWGVTFLPDDSALVAERDRFEIVRVTPNGQKTVVGKITEATTTGGEGGLLGLAASPNFAADRYVYAFHTASSDNRVVRFKYENGRIGAREPIVTGIAKNRFHNGGQIKFGPDGYLYITTGDGQDGNRAQNLGSLNGKILRVTPTGAGAPGNPFPNAPRVYSLGHRNPQGIAWDSRGQLWESEFGNSTWDELNLIQPGKNYGWPNCEGRCDNTAYVNPVRQWDVASASPSGIEIVNDWIYMAAVRGQRLWVMRIDGSTTDTPRAFFSGRWGRLRTVVRTPDGGLWLTSTNNDKNGGTPSVLDNVIVRLKFAPPA; from the coding sequence ATGAGACCTTCCATCCGAGCGCGCTCGCTGGCCGGTGCGCTCGTGGCCGGGTTACTGCTCAGCCTTCCGGTGACGTCACCCGCCGCCGCGGCACCGACCCGGTACGAGGCGGAGAACGCCACCATCTCCCAGGGCACCGTGGACACCAGGCACGCCGGGTTCACCGGGACGGGCTTCGTCGACTACGCCAACGTCGCCGGCTCCCACGTCGAGTTCACCGTCAACGCGGCGACCGCCGGCAACTACCGTCTGGCGTTCCGTTTCGCCAACGGCACCACCACGGACCGGCCGATGGACATCTCCGTCAACGGCACGACGGTCTCGGCCGGACTGTCCTTCCCCGGCACCGGTGCGTGGACCACCTGGGTGGAGAAGTCGGTCACCGCGGGTCTCATCGCGGGCGCCAACAAGGTCCGCGCCACCGCCACCACCGCGAACGGCGGCCCCAACCTCGACCGGCTGAGCGCGTCCGCCCCCGCCGACACCCAACCGCCGACCGCCCCGGCCGGCCTGCGCGTCGTCGGCGAGATCAGGCCCACCTCCGTGGGCCTGGCCTGGAACGCGTCCACCGACGACGTCGGCGTCTCCCAGTACAGGATCTACAACGGCGGGAACGTGCTCGTCACCGTGGGCGGCAACATCACGAGCCTCACGGTGCCCGGTCTGACACCCAACACGCGGTACGTGTTCAGCGTGCTGGCCTACGACGCCGCGGGCAACCCCTCCCAGGGCAGCAACAGCGTCGACCTCACCACACCGCCGGGCGGCGACACCACGCCGCCGAGCACGCCCGCCGGCCTGCACGCCACCGGCGTCACGGCGAACACCGTCACGCTGGGCTGGAACGCCTCGACCGACGACGTCGGCGTGACCGGCTACAACGTCTACCGCGACGGCACGAGGATCGCCACGGTGCCGGACCTCACCGCGACCGTGGACGGGCTGACGCCCGACACGGCCTACTCCTTCGAGGTCGAGGCGTTCGACGCCGACGACAACGTCTCGCCCCGCACCGCACCGCTGCCGGTGAGGACGACCGGTACCGCGGGCGGCGGCGACCCCGTCTACGACCGGGACGTCACCAAGCTCGACCTGGCGTGGGGCGTCACGTTCCTGCCGGACGACAGCGCGCTGGTCGCCGAGCGCGACCGGTTCGAAATCGTACGGGTCACCCCGAACGGGCAGAAGACGGTGGTCGGCAAGATCACCGAGGCGACGACCACCGGCGGCGAGGGCGGCCTCCTCGGCCTGGCCGCCTCCCCGAACTTCGCCGCCGACCGCTACGTCTATGCCTTCCACACGGCCTCGTCCGACAACCGGGTCGTCCGGTTCAAGTACGAGAACGGGCGGATCGGCGCTCGCGAGCCGATCGTCACCGGCATAGCCAAGAACCGGTTCCACAACGGTGGGCAGATCAAGTTCGGCCCCGACGGCTACCTGTACATCACCACCGGTGACGGCCAGGACGGCAACCGGGCACAGAACCTCGGCTCGCTCAACGGCAAGATCCTGCGCGTGACGCCGACGGGCGCCGGCGCCCCGGGCAACCCGTTCCCGAACGCGCCGCGCGTCTACTCCCTGGGGCACCGCAATCCGCAGGGCATCGCCTGGGACTCCAGGGGACAGCTGTGGGAGTCCGAGTTCGGCAACAGCACCTGGGACGAGCTCAACCTGATCCAGCCGGGCAAGAACTACGGTTGGCCCAACTGCGAGGGCAGGTGCGACAACACGGCCTACGTCAACCCGGTCCGGCAGTGGGATGTGGCTTCCGCCTCGCCGAGCGGCATCGAGATCGTGAACGACTGGATCTACATGGCGGCGGTCCGCGGCCAGCGGCTCTGGGTCATGAGGATCGACGGCAGCACGACCGACACGCCCAGGGCGTTCTTCAGCGGCCGGTGGGGCCGCCTGCGCACGGTCGTCAGGACGCCCGACGGCGGGCTCTGGCTGACCTCCACCAACAATGACAAGAACGGCGGCACGCCGTCGGTGCTCGACAACGTGATCGTGCGGCTGAAGTTCGCCCCGCCGGCGTGA
- a CDS encoding mycothiol-dependent nitroreductase Rv2466c family protein, which yields MIADFWFDPSCPYTWITSRWLLEVEKVRPVEVRWHVMSLSVLNEGRDDDPEGDPEGYLWVPVRVCAAVLREHGQQALGRFYTALWTRGDDRDEQDWIGSLHDALAAAGLPRELAEAGTSTAYDEAVRASHAEGMRLIGGDTGGHVGTPVVAVTGADDERVVFFGPVLSRIPTGERAGRLWDGTLLVAGTPGFHELKGPPHEEPRLRPDGA from the coding sequence ATGATCGCGGACTTCTGGTTCGACCCGTCCTGCCCCTACACCTGGATCACCTCCCGTTGGCTGCTGGAGGTGGAGAAGGTCCGGCCGGTCGAGGTGCGCTGGCACGTGATGAGCCTGTCGGTGCTCAACGAGGGCCGGGACGACGATCCCGAAGGCGACCCCGAGGGTTACCTGTGGGTGCCCGTGCGCGTCTGCGCCGCCGTGCTCCGGGAGCACGGTCAGCAGGCGCTCGGCAGGTTCTACACCGCCCTGTGGACCCGCGGGGACGACCGCGACGAGCAGGACTGGATCGGTTCCCTGCACGACGCGCTGGCCGCCGCGGGGCTCCCGCGGGAACTGGCCGAGGCCGGGACGTCGACGGCCTACGACGAGGCGGTGCGCGCCTCGCACGCCGAGGGCATGCGCCTGATCGGCGGGGACACCGGCGGACACGTCGGCACCCCGGTGGTCGCCGTCACCGGCGCCGATGACGAGCGTGTCGTGTTCTTCGGCCCCGTCCTCTCCAGGATCCCCACCGGGGAGCGGGCGGGCCGCCTGTGGGACGGGACACTGCTGGTGGCCGGCACCCCGGGCTTCCATGAGCTCAAGGGCCCCCCGCACGAGGAGCCCCGGCTCCGCCCCGACGGGGCCTGA